A genomic stretch from Engraulis encrasicolus isolate BLACKSEA-1 chromosome 12, IST_EnEncr_1.0, whole genome shotgun sequence includes:
- the LOC134459925 gene encoding uncharacterized protein LOC134459925 isoform X1: MWQCKGCESAVQSRSDLLAHYKLHHPHFGRTTNYPCTYTDCPCTFKTWNALIVHQSRVHGTQLGQTLDQLNTFSCHLCSCSNLPNEREYFIHVNTHLRKNEVVSCMFTGCTFQTSVYGTFKSHKSRLHNPHTLADFRPEIVRRTAVPLPPSSSDLGVTEGVEEDLPPVEQAVPHSPVPNTLQKELAAALLKLEHLVLVPGTAIDDFLQNLHFLLTTASASLFRGSLNAILESHNLQIDDSVVTEIVTAAISSPVHQAIEKGGSLSTTYQRKVFYKKEFDVVEPVTYTLDHKKKRTFQYVPLLKSLQNTLNCQAILDKVIDNHRGQQESQLEPLFELRAPEDGVYFRSNAFLNSDELRLSLRLFVDDYETCNVLGTSRNKHKLCGIYWVLGNLPPGSHSSLSSIFLTVLCKSVDIKTYGFNKVLEPLLRDVKVLEDFGVYVPLLGKCLKGTVHCVVADNLGAHGIAGFVENFSGEYCCRFCTAKRAETQSVPFTSGTFSLRTKDSYASHVKTALETNVHCCGVKRECFLTKSLSFFHVVSGYPPDAAHDLLEGIVPVELAYCLGSMISKKLFTLHDLNQAILSFPYKWSDKTNKPHALPQNITARKTIGGNVHENWCLIRLLPFLIGSVVPNDEPAWLVLMDLKDIVELVFGPVHTDESISYLQSKIIEHRTRYKALFPDVQLLPKHHLVEHYPVLIRNFGPLGTLWTLRFESKHSFFKRVVKHTNCFKNVPLTLASKHQFMLAFHMTSPSYGKSTLDVPHVSTVPVSVLKEDVAQAFLAKFPNASVVRLTKRACSSGIHYEKGMIVTYGSISGLTEFAEVIEMCVENEELLLFVKLLCGWYNDHYRAFELSLSPARELKLVAITDLCDPYPLADYFVGSNRMVTLKRHILIKD; this comes from the exons ATGTGGCAGTGCAAGGGATGTGAATCAGCTGTTCAAAGTAGGTCTGATCTACTTGCTCATTACAAACTCCACCATCCCCACTTTGGCCGCACCACAAACTACCCCTGCACATATACAGATTGTCCCTGTACTTTTAAAACGTGGAACGCTCTGATTGTTCACCAGAGTAGAGTGCACGGCACACAATTAGGCCAGACCTTAGATCAGTTAAACACCTTCTCGTGTCATCTATGTAGCTGTTCCAATTTGCCAAACGAAAGGGAGTACTTCATTCATGTCAACACACATCTGAGGAAAAATGAAGTTGTGTCTTGCATGTTCACTGGCTGTACTTTTCAAACAAGTGTTTATGGCACATTTAAGTCTCACAAAAGTCGCCTCCATAATCCACATACCCTAGCTGATTTTAGACCTGAAATTGTTAGGAGAACTGCTGTACCCTTACCTCCATCGTCATCTGATTTGGGTGTTACAGAGGGTGTAGAAGAGGATTTACCACCTGTAGAACAAGCGGTCCCTCACAGTCCAGTTCCAAATACACTTCAGAAGGAGCTTGCTGCAGCATTACTGAAATTGGAACATTTGGTGCTTGTGCCAGGTACAGCAATTGATGATTTTTTACAGAACCTCCACTTCTTACTGACCACTGCATCAGCATCTCTTTTCCGTGGTTCATTAAATGCAATACTTGAAAGTCACAACCTACAGATTGATGACTCAGTGGTAACTGAAATAGTTACTGCAGCAATATCTAGCCCAGTTCATCAAGCCATTGAAAAGGGTGGCTCACTCAGTACCACTTACCAACGTAAAGTGTTTTACAAGAAAGAATTTGATGTTGTGGAACCAGTTACTTACACTCTAGACCACAAGAAAAAACGTACTTTTCAATACGTTCCCCTACTGAAGTCTTTGCAGAACACCCTAAACTGCCAAGCGATTCTTGATAAAGTCATTGACAACCATAGAGGTCAGCAGGAATCTCAGCTAGAACCTTTGTTTGAATTAAGGGCTCCTGAAGATGGTGTATATTTCAGGAGTAATGCTTTTTTGAATTCAGATGAACTGAGATTGTCATTGCGCCTCTTCGTAGATGACTATGAAACCTGCAATGTTCTTGGGACATCTAGAAACAAACACAAGCTTTGTGGAATTTACTGGGTTTTAGGAAACCTACCACCTGGTTCCCACTCATCATTATCGTCAATTTTCCTTACAGTGCTTTGCAAAAGTGTTGATATCAAAACATACGGGTTTAACAAAGTGTTAGAACCTCTCCTGCGTGATGTGAAAGTGCTGGAAGACTTTGGTGTGTATGTACCTCTTCTAGGAAAGTGTCTTAAAGGCACAGTGCATTGTGTTGTGGCAGACAACTTGGGTGCCCACGGCATTGCCGGTTTTGTGGAGAATTTTTCAGGCGAATATTGTTGTCGGTTTTGTACAGCAAAACGTGCTGAAACGCAATCCGTCCCTTTCACATCTGGAACTTTTAGCCTCAGAACGAAAGACAGTTACGCTTCTCATGTTAAAACTGCTCTTGAGACTAATGTGCACTGCTGCGGAGTGAAACGGGAGTGTTTTTTGACAAAATCCCTatctttttttcatgttgtctCTGGATATCCTCCAGATGCTGCCCACGACCTTCTTGAAGGGATTGTTCCTGTCGAGCTTGCATACTGCTTGGGGTCAATGATATCAAAGAAGCTTTTCACACTGCACGATTTGAATCAAGCCATATTGTCTTTCCCTTATAAGTGGTCAGATAAAACGAACAAACCCCATGCACTGCCACAGAACATCACTGCTCGTAAAACTATCGGTGGAAATGTTCACGAGAATTGGTGCCTTATAAGGCTGCTGCCATTTTTGATCGGCTCAGTTGTTCCAAATGATGAGCCTGCATGGCTTGTGTTAATGGACCTCAAAGACATCGTCGAGCTTGTTTTTGGCCCAGTGCACACAGACGAATCGATTTCGTATCTCCAGAGCAAAATAATTGAGCACAGGACCAGATACAAGGCATTGTTCCCTGACGTTCAACTCCTCCCCAAGCACCATCTAGTGGAGCATTATCCTGTCTTGATTAGGAATTTTGGCCCTCTAGGTACACTCTGGACACTTCGATTTGAATCGAAGCATAGTTTCTTTAAGCGTGTTGTGAAGCACACAAATTGCTTTAAGAATGTACCACTGACTTTGGCTTCGAAACACCAATTTATGCTGGCTTTCCACATGACCTCCCCCTCATACGGCAAATCAACCCTTGATGTACCCCATGTGTCCACTGTACCAGTCAGTGTCCTGAAGGAGGACGTGGCACAGGCTTTTCTGGCAAAATTTCCCAATGCATCTGTGGTCCGCCTTACCAAAAGGGCATGCAGTAGTGGCATACACTATGAGAAAGGGATGATTGTGACTTATGGATCAATCAGTGGATTGACTGAATTTGCTGAAGTCATTGAGATGTGTGTTGAAAATGAAGAGCTGCTCCTCTTTGTGAAATTACTTTGCGGGTGGTACAATGACCATTACAGAGCCTTTGAGCTGAGTCTGTCACCAGCAAGAGAATTAAAGCTTGTGGCCATCACTGACCTCTGTGACCCATATCCGTTGGCTGACTACTTTGTTGGATCAAATCGCATGGTTACTTTGAAAAGACATATCCTCATTAAAG ACTGA
- the LOC134459925 gene encoding uncharacterized protein LOC134459925 isoform X2, producing MSSPALLRIVLADDTCQRLTFPEGLPAAIEDLVCEVRSQCGLTSNFRLQFMDPLFGNVYMNLTSMNEVQDRGTIRIVPESVTGVNASSSTMSTAAGPSTSSPSPTLSSADTDVLSSTDSEPSGSRSLWPQTFHCPMFTYDAELKLRKANAAYKENRTLLCADTDPKLKSDILHGLTQEMVKYGLYASDRKFSMVGKALISKHPCLAEEHSFTGYEGWKSSLKNKLGLYRTRLRKLGCPEVMINSVQRTAGVKTSPALGIKKPKRSEVNYCPAYPTGEDDLSLEKLRLELKSDVQRRHSREIRMKMEKTFAYRRQEVVRSAPMIHEVQERWPALFDVQEINAEFRRITTIALQSRFLSQLDILSDSLVNLFKKRTGQIGTHLKTVMSPITQDVDAADADHVDVVRECLLKGLCIYLNEDPSNLIRELVEDDDGQIQRALEETTLGILVVKRCPSEHPEIGIILEGQQVLGELDNVPLAAALLFGLIYALNLDYPSELKYTFEVLQKIIMELEGTTMSKKCQALQNKLRD from the exons ATGAGTTCTCCAGCGCTTTTGAGAATTGTTCTAGCAGACGACACATGCCAAAGATTGACGTTCCCAGAAGGACTTCCTGCAGCAATAGAGGACCTGGTTTGTGAAGTCAGGAGCCAATGTGGTCTAACATCCAATTTCAGACTGCAGTTCATGGACCCGCTGTTTGGAAATGTCTACATGAACCTCACTTCTATGAATGAAGTCCAAGATCGAGGGACCATTAGAATTGTTCCAGAGTCAGTCACAGGCGTGAATGCTAGTAGCTCCACCATGTCCACTGCAGCCGGGCCCTCCACCTCATCCCCATCACCAACGCTCAGCAGTGCTGATACAGATGTACTGTCCTCAACAGATTCCGAGCCTTCTGGGTCTAGGTCCCTTTGGCCTCAAACCTTCCACTGCCCTATGTTCACATATGACGCTGAATTGAAACTGAGGAAGGCTAATGCAGCATACAAGGAAAATCGCACTCTGCTTTGTGCAGATACAGACCCAAAACTCAAGTCAGACATTCTCCATGGACTAACCCAGGAAATGGTGAAGTATGGTCTTTACGCCTCTGACAGGAAGTTTAGCATGGTTGGGAAAGCGCTGATTTCCAAGCACCCTTGCCTAGCTGAAGAACACTCGTTCACTGGATATGAAGGGTGGAAAAGTAGCCTGAAGAATAAATTGGGACTGTACCGTACTCGTTTGAGGAAGCTGGGATGTCCGGAGGTGATGATAAACTCTGTTCAGCGGACAGCAGGGGTCAAAACAAGTCCTGCTCTTGGCATTAAAAAACCGAAGAGGTCTGAGGTCAACTACTGCCCTGCCTACCCTACAGGGGAAGATGATCTGTCCCTTGAGAAACTTCGATTGGAGCTGAAGTCTGATGTCCAGAGGAGACATAGCAGAGAGATCAGGATGAAAATGGAGAAGACCTTTGCTTATCGGAGACAAGAAGTCGTTCGCAGTGCACCCATGATCCATGAGGTTCAGGAGAGATGGCCAGCCCTCTTTGATGTACAGGAG ATCAACGCTGAATTCAGACGGATCACGACAATAGCCTTACAATCCAGATTTCTCTCTCAGTTAGACATTCTGTCTGACAGCCTTGTGAATCTTTTCAAGAAAAGAACAGGCCAGATCGGCACTCATCTTAAGACTGTAATGTCACCAATTACTCAG GAtgttgatgctgctgatgctgaccaTGTTGATGTTGTCCGGGAATGCCTGCTTAAAGGGTTGTGCATCTACCTCAATGAAGACCCAAGCAACCTCATTCGAGAACTTGTG GAAGATGATGATGGCCAGATTCAGAGAGCCTTGGAAGAAACAACTCTGGGGATTCTGGTTGTGAAGCGCTGCCCCTCAGAGCATCCTGAGATTGGGATCATCCTAGAGGGACAACAGGTACTCGGGGAACTGGACAATGTGCCTTTAGCAGCAGCTCTGCTATTTGGGCTGATATATGCTCTGAATCTCGATTACCCATCAGAGCTCAAATATACATTTGAGGTTCTGCAAAAGATCATCATGGAGCTAGAGGGCACGACCATGTCGAAAAAATGCCAGGCCCTGCAAAACAAACTCCGTGATTAA